A single window of Streptomyces griseoviridis DNA harbors:
- a CDS encoding amino acid adenylation domain-containing protein — MNQHASYPLTAYQRDVWSVGSRAPGSPQFNCVLHERLPGGIDRDRLADSVERALHRHETVRLRFADRAGVPFQRLTAERVPVTVLDLSRTSEPAAACAAWMRDSLARALPLTGGCLVEATVLLESRDVTHLHLKAHHIVADGWTLDRLSHEILQDCARDPRTIAPADIPEAPSYLALVEEDAAYRAGPDGDRDRAFFRAYLDDLTPALFPRPADARWTADRATDAPVADGGSRNRARHSFVIDGDLVGRVRAAGFWPFTYVAAMLGTYLTRLHRSEEVVLGVPFLNRSAARNGDVLGQFANTLPLRVAAPGGRGVRDLLTEIQRATGVLRRHERLALGDILREVPAPAAGPRQLFDVTLSYANWTRRQGGSDLVRRPVLLAPAHDQDALGVLVNAFDDTDDLRVDLDWAQDAFDGDLTVTALAGHLTVLLEHGLDLLDRPLSEVPLLTPAEHRDLTAGRALGRQASFPEQATLHGLFEERAVRTPDRTAVVAPSGETLTYAALDERANQVARALRADGVGPDDRVAVLMERGPRLLVALLGILKSGGAYVPVDPGYPAERVELLLSDSRAKVVIVDDDAPAHPRGGARVRPVGSLLTGSADPVEPLATSGDLAYVIYTSGSTGRPKGVMVEHRSVVNRLAWMQHRYPLGAHDVLLQKTPVSFDVSVWELFWWAVEGAAVALLPPGGHRDPREVVRAIREHRVTAVHFVPSMLGPFLDLLEESASARASVRTLRHVFTSGEVLPAARVAQFQRLADRSREESQLPYRAELVNLYGPTEATVDVSFHECRDRLDAPAHGIARVPIGRPIDNTRLYVLGPDDHPQPVGVVGELAIGGVGVARGYLDRPELTAERFGDDPFVPGGRLYRSGDLARWRTDGTLEFRGRIDDQVKIRGLRVEPDEVAAALRAAPGVLDAVVVGRTEPDRGTVLAGYYIAAAPLDTRSLRERLGRTLPAFMVPASLTRIDAIPLTPGGKADALALPPPGAPAAPVDGQPRTRAETVLAEIWAEVLGHPAVGIHDDYFALGGDSILMLRVRAEAEARGLRFSLTDLLNHPTVAALAARADACETGGTGTAPAPFALVTDVDRARVRDAEDAFPLTRLPLGLLYHSRRHETSATYRDVFRYTLDMPWQEAKFRRSFDRLTARHPALRSAFDLAGAEPLQVVAAQVRGGLEIVDLRPLDSAAAETEVRAHIEQRRLHPYVFERAPLYLLRAHVRSDAVDLVLSFHHALLDGGSVATLLRELLQDYAHGLGLGIGPVDDTAPPSPAAHVPLERAALGSAEARQHWRRKLAGSEPPPVEAFTPHLPATGHRPASRRIDLDGDLLARTRHFAARHALPLKSVLLAAHGLTLAMLAGTHEVTTGLITHGRPELAGAERTAGLFLNTVPVRLDTARDSWLEVARESFRQERESHPHRRYPLSAMREDHGGPVVDTAFNYVHFHQLAPVLGLPGLRLTRFDSWEENDLRLMVNAVTEPDGTGMWLRVDCDGTTFAAEQGDLFAAGFLGILDRMVQQPHERPDFAFLAPRPAIASPVAGTTVVALIADRARRTPDATALVKGDERWSYARLFETAENVAGRLHALGAPENARIGIAMDRSPLTIAVLLGVLRAGCAVVPMDVGYPAARLASMVEQARPFRVVASARHARLAGDPELLLPAETVAAPAPACPADSGPDPESTAYVLFTSGSTGAPKGVAMPHRTLAALAHWQAGAASAVPGGVTLQHAPLSFDISFQEIFCTLSSGGTLCLADDTERRDPPALLRLLERERVEQVYLPPVALQQLAEAAITLGITPRTLRSVISCGEQLRVTPEIRALCAALPGVVLENQYGPTETHVVTAFTMTGDPAAFPALPPIGRPIDGAEVHVLDDRMRPVPVGARGHLHIGGGCLADGYEGRPDLTEERFLPHPFADGDRRLYRTGDLAMVLPGGDIVFLGRDDAQVKVRGFRVEPAEVELALTGLADRSTGLRDAAVVARRGPDGETCLAAFLLGEGDEADLAAVKERLRATLPDHMVPTHLQWVTQWPLTPSGKRDDAALREAPLTAPPRTPDTGPRDAYERTLTEMLADVLSLERVGVHDSLFDLGGTSLSAMRLVVRIEQRYQVRIPLAEFIATPTPAGLAARLRDGGAVAAWDPLVPIRPEGSRPPLFMVHPMGGNVLCYVGLSRHLPREQPLFALQAAGADPGTTPLHSVEALAAGYLTALRRVRPHGPYTVGGWSFGGFVAFEMARRLRAAGEHVTLLVVDTTALDQGPRPPQDDDGPLEWFFHELLWTRDGANPPEPLLPAELISTEAKFAHMARIASERGVLPAGSSAAVVRRLFGVYRANWQATLAYRPPYEEQDLTLLRAAEPLPAVLSALHGAARTRHQDPCNGWTAMTSGRIQILGVPGDHLTIMEEPQVAQLAGTLAELCATADLARTAQES, encoded by the coding sequence ATGAACCAGCACGCGTCCTACCCGTTGACGGCGTACCAGCGGGACGTGTGGTCCGTCGGTTCCCGGGCGCCGGGGTCGCCGCAGTTCAACTGCGTGCTCCACGAACGGCTGCCGGGCGGGATCGACCGCGACCGGCTCGCCGACAGCGTGGAGCGGGCGCTGCACCGCCACGAAACGGTCCGGCTGCGGTTCGCCGACCGCGCGGGCGTGCCCTTCCAGCGGCTGACCGCGGAACGCGTCCCGGTCACCGTGCTCGACCTGTCGCGCACGTCCGAGCCCGCCGCGGCCTGCGCCGCGTGGATGCGCGACTCGCTGGCCCGCGCCCTGCCGCTCACCGGCGGCTGCCTCGTCGAGGCCACCGTCCTGCTGGAGAGCCGGGACGTCACGCATCTGCACCTCAAGGCGCACCACATCGTCGCCGACGGCTGGACCCTCGACCGGCTGAGCCACGAGATCCTCCAGGACTGTGCCCGCGACCCGCGCACCATCGCCCCCGCTGACATCCCCGAGGCGCCCTCCTACCTCGCGCTGGTCGAGGAGGACGCCGCCTACCGCGCCGGTCCGGACGGCGACCGCGACCGCGCCTTCTTCCGCGCGTACCTCGACGACCTCACTCCGGCCCTCTTCCCCCGCCCGGCGGACGCCCGTTGGACCGCGGACCGCGCGACGGACGCCCCGGTGGCCGACGGTGGTTCCCGGAACCGGGCCCGGCACTCCTTCGTGATCGACGGCGACCTCGTCGGCCGGGTCCGCGCGGCGGGCTTCTGGCCGTTCACCTACGTCGCGGCGATGCTCGGCACGTATCTGACACGGCTGCACCGGAGTGAGGAGGTCGTCCTCGGCGTCCCCTTCCTCAACCGGTCGGCGGCACGCAACGGTGACGTCCTCGGCCAGTTCGCCAACACCCTGCCGTTGCGGGTCGCGGCACCCGGCGGGCGCGGCGTCCGGGACCTGCTCACCGAGATCCAGCGCGCGACCGGCGTCCTGCGCCGCCACGAGCGGCTGGCGCTCGGTGACATCCTCCGCGAGGTACCCGCCCCGGCCGCGGGCCCGCGCCAACTCTTCGACGTCACACTCTCCTACGCCAACTGGACCAGGCGGCAAGGTGGTTCGGACCTCGTGCGGCGGCCCGTCCTGCTGGCACCCGCGCACGACCAGGACGCGCTCGGCGTCCTGGTCAACGCCTTCGACGACACGGACGACCTCCGCGTCGACCTCGACTGGGCCCAGGACGCCTTCGACGGCGACCTGACCGTCACCGCCCTGGCCGGTCATCTCACGGTCCTCCTGGAACACGGCCTCGACCTGCTGGACCGGCCGCTGTCCGAGGTGCCCCTGCTGACCCCGGCCGAACACCGCGACCTCACCGCCGGGCGCGCCCTCGGCCGGCAGGCGTCGTTCCCCGAACAGGCCACCCTGCACGGCCTGTTCGAGGAGCGGGCCGTCCGCACCCCGGACCGGACCGCGGTCGTCGCGCCGTCCGGGGAGACGCTGACCTACGCCGCACTCGACGAGCGCGCCAACCAGGTAGCGCGGGCGCTGCGCGCGGACGGCGTGGGGCCGGACGACCGGGTCGCGGTGCTGATGGAACGCGGGCCCCGGTTGCTGGTCGCGCTGCTCGGCATCCTCAAGTCCGGCGGCGCCTACGTCCCGGTGGACCCCGGGTACCCGGCCGAGCGGGTGGAGCTGCTGCTGTCCGACAGCCGCGCCAAGGTCGTGATCGTCGACGACGACGCGCCCGCCCACCCCCGCGGTGGCGCCCGCGTGCGGCCCGTCGGCTCCCTGCTGACCGGCAGCGCGGACCCGGTCGAGCCGCTGGCCACCTCCGGTGACCTGGCCTACGTCATCTACACCTCAGGGTCGACCGGGCGCCCCAAGGGCGTCATGGTCGAGCACCGCAGCGTGGTCAACCGGCTCGCCTGGATGCAGCACCGCTACCCGCTCGGCGCACACGACGTCCTCCTCCAGAAGACGCCGGTGTCCTTCGACGTGTCGGTGTGGGAGCTGTTCTGGTGGGCCGTCGAGGGCGCGGCCGTGGCCCTGCTGCCGCCCGGCGGGCACCGGGACCCGCGCGAGGTGGTGCGGGCGATCCGCGAACACCGGGTCACCGCCGTGCACTTCGTCCCCTCGATGCTCGGCCCGTTCCTCGATCTCCTTGAGGAGTCCGCCTCCGCCCGTGCCTCCGTCCGCACTCTGCGGCACGTCTTCACGAGCGGCGAGGTACTGCCCGCCGCCCGGGTCGCCCAGTTCCAGCGGCTCGCGGACCGATCCCGCGAAGAGAGCCAACTCCCGTACCGAGCTGAGCTGGTGAACCTGTACGGTCCGACCGAGGCCACCGTCGACGTGTCGTTCCACGAATGCCGCGACCGCCTCGACGCCCCCGCGCACGGCATCGCCCGGGTGCCCATCGGCCGGCCGATCGACAACACCAGGCTCTATGTGCTGGGCCCCGACGACCACCCGCAACCCGTCGGAGTCGTGGGCGAGTTGGCAATCGGCGGAGTCGGAGTCGCCCGAGGCTATCTCGACCGCCCGGAGCTGACCGCCGAGAGGTTCGGCGACGACCCCTTCGTGCCCGGCGGGCGCCTCTACCGCAGCGGCGACCTCGCCCGGTGGCGTACGGACGGCACCCTGGAGTTCCGCGGCCGGATCGACGACCAGGTCAAGATCCGTGGGCTGCGCGTCGAACCCGACGAGGTCGCCGCCGCCCTGCGCGCCGCACCAGGCGTCCTGGACGCCGTCGTGGTCGGTCGCACCGAGCCCGACCGGGGCACCGTCCTGGCCGGCTACTACATCGCCGCGGCCCCCCTCGACACCCGGTCGCTGCGCGAACGGCTCGGGCGGACCCTGCCCGCGTTCATGGTCCCGGCCTCCCTCACCCGGATCGACGCCATCCCGCTGACCCCCGGCGGCAAGGCCGACGCCCTGGCACTGCCCCCGCCCGGCGCACCGGCCGCCCCCGTCGACGGGCAGCCGCGCACCCGCGCCGAGACCGTCCTCGCCGAGATCTGGGCCGAGGTCCTCGGCCACCCGGCCGTGGGGATCCACGACGACTACTTCGCCCTCGGCGGCGACTCCATCCTGATGCTCAGAGTGCGCGCCGAGGCCGAGGCCCGCGGCCTGCGCTTCTCGCTCACCGACCTGCTGAACCACCCGACGGTGGCCGCCCTCGCCGCCCGCGCCGACGCGTGCGAGACGGGCGGGACCGGGACCGCCCCGGCGCCCTTCGCCCTGGTGACCGACGTCGACCGGGCCCGGGTGCGGGACGCCGAGGACGCCTTCCCGCTGACCAGGCTCCCCCTCGGCCTGCTCTACCACAGCCGCAGACACGAGACCTCGGCCACGTACCGGGACGTCTTCCGCTACACCCTCGACATGCCCTGGCAGGAGGCGAAGTTCCGGCGCTCCTTCGACCGGCTGACGGCCCGTCACCCGGCGCTGCGCTCCGCCTTCGACCTGGCGGGCGCCGAGCCCCTCCAGGTCGTCGCGGCCCAGGTGCGCGGCGGCCTGGAGATCGTCGATCTGCGCCCCCTCGACAGCGCGGCGGCCGAGACCGAGGTCCGCGCCCACATCGAACAACGACGCCTGCACCCCTACGTGTTCGAGCGGGCGCCGCTCTACCTGCTCCGCGCCCATGTGCGGTCCGACGCCGTCGACCTGGTGCTCAGCTTCCACCACGCGCTCCTCGACGGCGGCAGCGTCGCCACCCTGCTCAGGGAGCTGCTCCAGGACTACGCGCACGGCCTCGGCCTCGGCATCGGCCCGGTCGACGACACCGCGCCGCCCTCACCCGCCGCCCATGTCCCGCTGGAGCGCGCCGCGTTGGGATCGGCCGAGGCCCGGCAGCACTGGCGGCGGAAGCTGGCCGGCAGCGAGCCGCCGCCGGTCGAGGCGTTCACCCCGCACCTGCCGGCCACCGGCCACCGGCCGGCCTCGCGCCGGATCGACCTCGACGGTGATCTCCTCGCGCGCACACGGCACTTCGCCGCACGACACGCCCTGCCGCTCAAGTCGGTGCTCCTCGCCGCGCACGGCCTCACCCTCGCCATGCTGGCCGGCACCCATGAGGTGACCACCGGCCTGATCACGCACGGCCGCCCCGAACTCGCCGGTGCCGAGCGCACCGCCGGACTGTTCCTGAACACCGTCCCCGTCCGTCTGGACACCGCGCGCGACAGCTGGCTCGAGGTGGCACGGGAGAGCTTTCGCCAGGAACGGGAGAGCCACCCCCACCGCCGCTACCCGCTGAGCGCGATGCGGGAGGACCACGGCGGACCCGTCGTCGACACCGCCTTCAACTACGTCCACTTCCACCAGCTCGCGCCGGTCCTCGGCCTGCCGGGGCTGCGGCTGACGCGCTTCGACAGCTGGGAGGAGAACGACCTGCGGCTCATGGTGAACGCCGTCACCGAACCCGACGGCACCGGCATGTGGCTGCGCGTCGACTGCGACGGCACCACGTTCGCCGCCGAACAGGGCGACCTGTTCGCCGCCGGATTCCTCGGCATCCTGGACCGCATGGTCCAACAGCCCCACGAGCGACCGGACTTCGCCTTCCTCGCCCCCCGCCCGGCCATCGCGTCCCCGGTGGCGGGGACGACGGTCGTGGCGCTCATCGCCGACCGGGCCCGACGCACCCCGGACGCGACCGCCCTGGTCAAGGGCGACGAACGGTGGAGCTACGCCCGGCTGTTCGAGACCGCCGAGAACGTCGCCGGGCGACTGCACGCGCTCGGCGCCCCGGAGAACGCCCGGATCGGGATCGCCATGGACCGCTCCCCGCTGACCATCGCGGTGCTCCTCGGTGTCCTGCGGGCGGGCTGCGCGGTCGTCCCCATGGACGTCGGCTATCCGGCCGCCCGGCTGGCCTCGATGGTCGAACAGGCCCGGCCCTTCCGCGTCGTGGCCTCGGCCCGCCACGCGCGACTCGCCGGTGACCCGGAGCTGCTGCTGCCCGCCGAGACGGTGGCCGCACCGGCGCCCGCCTGCCCCGCGGACAGCGGACCCGACCCCGAGAGCACCGCGTACGTCCTGTTCACCTCGGGCTCCACCGGGGCACCCAAGGGCGTCGCCATGCCGCACCGCACCCTCGCGGCGCTGGCCCACTGGCAGGCCGGGGCGGCCAGCGCCGTCCCGGGCGGAGTGACCCTCCAGCACGCGCCGTTGAGCTTCGACATCTCCTTCCAGGAGATCTTCTGCACGCTCTCCTCCGGCGGCACCCTCTGCCTCGCCGACGACACCGAACGGCGCGACCCGCCCGCGCTGCTGCGCCTGCTGGAGCGCGAACGCGTCGAACAGGTCTACCTTCCCCCGGTCGCCCTCCAGCAACTGGCCGAGGCGGCAATCACGTTGGGCATCACGCCACGCACCCTGCGCTCGGTGATCAGCTGTGGTGAGCAACTGCGCGTCACCCCCGAGATCCGCGCGCTATGCGCCGCGCTGCCGGGCGTCGTGCTGGAGAACCAGTACGGCCCCACCGAGACCCACGTCGTCACCGCGTTCACCATGACGGGCGACCCGGCGGCCTTCCCCGCGCTGCCGCCGATCGGCCGCCCCATCGACGGGGCCGAGGTGCACGTCCTGGACGACCGGATGCGTCCGGTGCCGGTCGGCGCGCGCGGGCACCTCCACATCGGCGGCGGCTGCCTGGCCGACGGCTACGAGGGGCGCCCCGACCTGACCGAGGAGCGCTTCCTGCCGCACCCGTTCGCGGACGGGGACCGCAGGCTCTACCGCACCGGCGACCTCGCCATGGTGCTCCCCGGCGGCGACATCGTCTTCCTCGGACGCGACGACGCCCAGGTCAAGGTCCGCGGCTTCCGGGTGGAACCGGCGGAGGTGGAACTGGCCCTCACCGGCCTCGCGGACCGCTCGACCGGGCTGCGGGACGCCGCCGTCGTGGCCCGGCGCGGCCCGGACGGCGAGACCTGCCTCGCCGCGTTCCTGCTCGGCGAGGGCGACGAAGCGGACCTGGCCGCCGTCAAGGAGCGGCTGCGCGCCACCCTGCCCGACCACATGGTCCCCACGCACCTCCAATGGGTCACCCAGTGGCCGCTGACGCCCAGCGGCAAACGCGACGACGCCGCACTGCGCGAGGCTCCACTGACCGCCCCGCCCCGCACCCCCGACACCGGGCCGCGCGACGCCTACGAGCGGACCCTGACCGAGATGCTCGCGGACGTGCTGTCCCTGGAGCGGGTGGGCGTGCACGACAGCCTCTTCGACCTCGGCGGCACCTCCCTCAGCGCGATGCGCCTCGTGGTCCGCATCGAACAGCGCTACCAAGTCCGCATCCCGCTGGCCGAGTTCATCGCCACCCCCACCCCCGCGGGACTCGCCGCCCGGCTGCGCGACGGCGGGGCGGTCGCCGCCTGGGACCCGCTGGTGCCGATCCGTCCCGAGGGCAGCCGTCCGCCGCTGTTCATGGTCCACCCGATGGGCGGCAACGTCCTGTGCTACGTCGGTCTCTCCCGCCATCTCCCGCGAGAGCAGCCGCTGTTCGCGCTCCAGGCCGCCGGAGCCGACCCCGGCACCACTCCGCTGCACAGCGTGGAAGCCCTCGCGGCCGGCTACCTCACCGCGCTGCGCAGGGTGCGGCCGCACGGCCCGTACACCGTCGGCGGCTGGTCCTTCGGCGGGTTCGTCGCCTTCGAGATGGCCAGGCGGCTGCGGGCGGCGGGCGAGCACGTCACCCTGCTGGTGGTGGACACCACCGCCCTCGACCAGGGACCGCGACCCCCGCAGGACGACGACGGCCCGCTGGAATGGTTCTTCCACGAACTGCTCTGGACCCGGGACGGCGCCAACCCGCCCGAACCTCTCCTGCCCGCCGAACTGATCTCCACGGAAGCGAAGTTCGCCCACATGGCGCGGATCGCGAGCGAGCGGGGCGTCCTGCCGGCCGGCAGCTCCGCCGCCGTCGTCCGCCGCCTCTTCGGCGTCTACCGCGCCAACTGGCAGGCCACACTGGCCTATCGGCCTCCGTACGAGGAGCAGGACCTCACATTGCTCCGGGCCGCCGAGCCGCTGCCCGCCGTGCTGTCCGCCCTGCACGGCGCCGCCCGCACCCGCCACCAGGACCCGTGCAACGGCTGGACCGCAATGACCAGCGGCCGGATCCAGATCCTCGGCGTGCCCGGCGACCACCTGACGATCATGGAGGAACCGCAGGTCGCCCAGCTGGCCGGGACGCTCGCCGAACTGTGCGCCACCGCCGACCTCGCCCGCACCGCCCAGGAGAGCTGA
- a CDS encoding FAD-dependent monooxygenase: protein MPTDVPRKALVIGAGIGGLTCAVALRRQGIDVEVYERATELRTAGSGLSVMSNAVIALAGLGIDLGLGKRGQAVESFRILDRRGRRIRDLPFAEACARAGAPSFCLSRSDLQEALLVEAADCPIRLGATAVGFETGDAGVTVRFRDGSSARGDVLIGADGFHSAVRRALVGPEQAQGSGYLIQLGIVPFRHPLLTTGAVRHYWGAGQRFGLIDIGHGRCYWWAATTTAPATTTAPATTPGTATARGPADAADPARVKETLLQAYADWAREVPAVIEATPPADILTVPSHDRAFLERWGEGPVTLLGDAAHPMLTTLAQGAGTAIEDAVVLARALAGPAAADDPAGALRRYEDLRRDRTRAMVAESRRMSDLTQGDSPRRRLLREGYLRLVPRSVLTRRTAEALTFPAAHAAEPARVRRELSPLERLYWIADRTSPLNVVARVRVRADGASLPLSLHRRALDVLQLRHPLLRVAITDDGTGAHPAFTPLDGTQIPLRHVSRNPLDADGDTRWQREIDDRELAESVDWRAGPLLRALVVTSVGEGGEGGEGGEGGEDTVHDLVLTAAHTVADGKTCLSLLREWIEIVALLDTGAAPDVTSRRALPATDDLLPRRHRGAAGVAGFDALMRREQRASARRPARRIAADRQVPFGQRRTRVVHRTLDAAQLESLVRAAGRHGASVHGALAAALVTAVARDAGTTSGADFSIGSPVDFRDDLRPPVALDEVGTYVATVPTRVRYEPGGSLWPMAREISRDLVRRRARQDHLATISLPRRTGPGSLADSASFMRFMDEKGPVNLCLSNVGRYPFPDRVGRLRVDGAQFLTGVSVMGALVAAVTTCHGRLAWNFSHIDGLIPAARARRVADDAVRTLLAALAE from the coding sequence ATGCCAACCGATGTTCCCCGCAAGGCCCTTGTCATCGGCGCCGGTATCGGCGGGCTGACCTGCGCGGTCGCGCTCCGGCGCCAAGGCATCGACGTCGAGGTGTACGAACGCGCCACCGAACTGCGCACCGCCGGCTCCGGTCTCTCGGTCATGAGCAACGCCGTCATCGCACTCGCCGGTCTGGGCATCGACCTCGGCCTCGGCAAACGCGGCCAGGCCGTCGAGTCGTTCAGGATCCTGGACCGGCGCGGCCGGCGCATCAGGGACCTGCCGTTCGCGGAGGCGTGCGCGCGGGCCGGCGCGCCCAGTTTCTGCCTGAGCCGCTCCGACCTCCAGGAAGCCCTGCTGGTGGAGGCGGCGGACTGTCCGATCCGGCTCGGAGCCACGGCCGTCGGCTTCGAGACCGGCGACGCGGGCGTTACCGTCCGCTTCAGGGACGGGAGTTCGGCGCGCGGGGACGTCCTGATCGGCGCCGACGGCTTCCACTCGGCCGTGCGACGCGCTCTCGTCGGACCCGAACAGGCCCAAGGCAGCGGCTATCTGATCCAGCTCGGCATCGTCCCCTTCCGCCACCCGCTGCTCACCACCGGCGCCGTGCGCCACTACTGGGGCGCGGGGCAGCGGTTCGGCCTCATCGACATCGGCCACGGCCGCTGCTACTGGTGGGCGGCCACGACCACCGCACCCGCCACGACCACTGCACCCGCCACCACCCCAGGAACCGCCACCGCCCGAGGACCCGCCGACGCCGCCGACCCCGCCCGCGTCAAGGAGACCCTCCTACAGGCCTACGCGGACTGGGCGCGGGAGGTGCCCGCGGTGATCGAGGCCACGCCACCGGCCGACATCCTCACCGTGCCCTCGCACGACCGGGCCTTCCTGGAACGCTGGGGCGAAGGCCCCGTCACCCTCCTCGGCGACGCCGCCCACCCCATGCTGACCACCCTCGCCCAGGGCGCGGGCACGGCCATCGAGGACGCCGTCGTTCTGGCCCGCGCCCTGGCCGGGCCCGCCGCGGCCGACGACCCGGCGGGCGCCCTGCGCCGCTACGAGGACCTGCGCCGCGACCGCACCAGGGCGATGGTGGCCGAGTCCCGCAGGATGAGCGACCTCACCCAGGGCGACAGCCCCCGCCGGCGGCTGCTGCGCGAGGGCTACCTCCGGTTGGTGCCCCGCTCCGTCCTCACCCGCCGGACCGCCGAGGCCCTCACCTTCCCGGCCGCCCACGCCGCCGAACCCGCCCGCGTGCGCCGCGAGTTGAGCCCGCTGGAGCGGCTGTACTGGATCGCCGACCGCACCTCGCCCCTCAACGTCGTCGCCCGCGTCCGCGTCCGCGCCGACGGAGCGTCCCTGCCGCTCTCCCTGCACCGCCGCGCCCTGGACGTCCTCCAGCTCCGGCACCCGCTGCTGCGCGTCGCGATCACCGACGACGGCACCGGAGCCCACCCCGCCTTCACCCCGCTCGACGGCACGCAGATCCCGCTCCGGCACGTCTCCCGCAACCCGCTCGACGCCGACGGCGACACCCGGTGGCAGCGCGAGATCGACGACCGCGAGCTGGCGGAGAGCGTCGACTGGCGGGCCGGGCCGCTGCTGCGCGCGCTGGTGGTCACCTCGGTGGGCGAGGGAGGCGAGGGCGGTGAGGGCGGTGAGGGCGGTGAGGACACCGTGCACGACCTGGTGCTGACGGCGGCGCACACCGTCGCCGACGGCAAGACCTGCCTGTCCCTGCTGCGGGAGTGGATCGAGATCGTCGCGCTCCTCGACACCGGCGCCGCCCCCGACGTCACGTCGCGGCGGGCGCTGCCCGCGACCGACGACCTGCTGCCGCGCCGCCACCGGGGCGCCGCCGGTGTCGCGGGGTTCGACGCGCTGATGCGGCGCGAACAGCGGGCGTCGGCCCGGCGGCCTGCCCGGCGGATCGCCGCCGACCGGCAGGTCCCGTTCGGGCAGCGGCGCACCCGCGTGGTCCACCGGACGCTCGACGCCGCGCAGTTGGAGTCGCTGGTGCGGGCGGCCGGGCGGCACGGCGCCTCGGTGCACGGCGCGCTGGCCGCCGCGCTGGTGACGGCGGTCGCCCGGGACGCGGGAACCACGTCGGGCGCGGACTTCTCGATCGGCTCGCCCGTCGACTTCCGCGACGACCTCAGGCCGCCCGTCGCCCTCGACGAGGTCGGCACCTATGTGGCCACCGTCCCCACCCGGGTCCGGTACGAGCCGGGCGGGTCGCTGTGGCCGATGGCCCGGGAGATCAGCCGGGACCTGGTGCGCCGCCGGGCCCGCCAGGACCACCTGGCGACGATCAGTCTGCCGCGCCGGACGGGCCCCGGGTCGCTGGCCGACAGCGCGTCCTTCATGCGGTTCATGGACGAGAAGGGCCCGGTCAACCTATGCCTATCCAACGTCGGTCGCTACCCGTTCCCCGACCGGGTGGGCCGGCTGCGGGTCGACGGCGCCCAGTTCCTCACCGGTGTCTCGGTGATGGGCGCGCTCGTGGCGGCCGTCACCACCTGCCACGGGCGGCTCGCCTGGAACTTCAGCCACATCGACGGGCTGATCCCGGCGGCCCGCGCACGGCGTGTCGCGGACGACGCCGTGCGCACGCTGCTGGCGGCCCTCGCCGAGTGA
- a CDS encoding acyl carrier protein: protein MYDVLTELLTDRFQVRPELLSPEATPASLGLDSLFLVELSLVLEKDPGCAIAVDDLTRADTLADIARLMRDNLEAPA, encoded by the coding sequence ATGTACGACGTCCTGACCGAGCTGCTGACCGACCGCTTCCAGGTGCGGCCCGAACTGCTCTCCCCCGAGGCCACCCCCGCCTCCCTCGGCCTGGACTCCCTGTTCCTCGTGGAGCTGTCGCTCGTGCTGGAGAAGGACCCCGGGTGCGCGATCGCCGTCGACGACCTCACCCGGGCGGACACCCTCGCCGACATCGCCCGGCTGATGCGCGACAACCTGGAAGCGCCGGCCTGA
- a CDS encoding 3-oxoacyl-ACP synthase III family protein: protein MGSQGVPASVLAGLGSWLPPRRVANEELAEPLGRSPEWMFQRCGIRARHVVDPGTSTGDLAVAAGREALDRSATAVSAVVVATSSPDRPCPGTAPHVATRLGLSGAAALDVQAVCAGFVHGLAVAQGLIAAGTADGVLVIGADTLSLGVAPDDPTRMLFGDGAGAVVLRRGHREEPGALGPCLLGSDGGGRDLITVRGGGSEERAAAGDVPADPYLRLVGQEVFLRALLHLDEVSRTALDSAGWSPRDVDRVVPHQANARITAMLARRLGVAEDRVLARIEQVGNTSAASIPLLLDQAWRRGDLRPGHRVLLTAFGGGLTWGATTLVWPRLPHPHRPPSGEMPCTTS, encoded by the coding sequence GTGGGGAGTCAAGGGGTCCCGGCGTCCGTCCTGGCCGGACTCGGGTCATGGCTGCCGCCCCGCCGGGTGGCCAACGAGGAGCTGGCCGAGCCTCTGGGCCGGTCGCCCGAGTGGATGTTCCAGCGGTGCGGCATCCGCGCCCGGCACGTCGTGGACCCCGGCACCAGCACCGGGGACCTCGCGGTCGCGGCGGGCCGCGAGGCACTCGACCGGTCGGCGACCGCCGTCTCCGCCGTGGTCGTCGCCACCAGCTCGCCCGACCGGCCCTGTCCGGGCACCGCCCCGCACGTCGCCACCCGGCTGGGGCTGTCCGGCGCGGCCGCCCTGGACGTCCAGGCCGTCTGCGCCGGGTTCGTCCATGGGCTCGCGGTCGCGCAGGGACTGATCGCCGCGGGCACGGCGGACGGCGTCCTGGTGATCGGCGCCGACACCCTCTCCCTCGGCGTCGCCCCCGACGACCCGACGCGCATGCTCTTCGGCGACGGCGCGGGCGCCGTCGTCCTGCGCCGAGGGCACCGGGAGGAACCCGGGGCCCTCGGCCCCTGCCTGCTGGGCAGCGACGGCGGCGGCCGGGACCTGATCACCGTGCGCGGCGGCGGCTCCGAGGAACGTGCGGCGGCGGGCGACGTCCCCGCGGACCCGTATCTGCGACTGGTGGGGCAGGAGGTGTTCCTGCGGGCTCTGCTCCACCTGGACGAGGTCTCCCGCACCGCGCTGGACAGCGCGGGGTGGAGCCCGCGGGACGTGGACCGGGTCGTCCCGCACCAGGCGAACGCGCGGATCACCGCGATGCTGGCGCGGCGGCTCGGTGTCGCGGAGGACCGCGTGCTGGCCCGGATCGAACAGGTCGGCAACACCTCGGCCGCGTCGATCCCGCTCCTGCTCGACCAGGCGTGGCGCCGAGGCGACCTGCGCCCCGGCCACCGCGTCCTGCTCACCGCCTTCGGCGGCGGACTGACCTGGGGCGCCACCACCCTGGTGTGGCCCCGTCTCCCCCACCCGCACCGACCCCCTTCCGGAGAGATGCCATGTACGACGTCCTGA